One genomic window of Candidatus Hydrogenedentota bacterium includes the following:
- a CDS encoding helix-turn-helix domain-containing protein: MRKWDQKNKVLERLVAMARNFTDSSIAILAEQDEEIVRFDIRGKPDLLPQFCTLMRSRDPNGRSCRACRHLILFSAHFRGLTEYTCHGGIQMVVAPVPSCTEGTMSPTVVVSSAFSLENREKGWKAVRSHVRGSPIDLESLRKAYFALPVLTNERAVLLRAIIDLAAAALTEAARSGNFSCPPESFTHDSFPEDGSMSMAHLLTMLSERVVEDPLANTGHALTDTVIAMLHHNPSLPFTVAEIARAARMTPNHFSTLFRKHAGKTFSEFLAECRINKAKSLLRDTTRKVHEVAVQSGFQDSAYFSRRFKQLTGQSATAWRHRNCS; encoded by the coding sequence ATGCGGAAATGGGATCAAAAAAACAAGGTGCTGGAACGCTTGGTAGCAATGGCGCGTAACTTTACGGACTCTTCAATTGCGATTCTAGCGGAACAGGACGAGGAAATTGTACGGTTTGATATCCGTGGAAAGCCAGACCTACTTCCCCAATTTTGCACGTTGATGCGAAGCAGAGACCCAAATGGCCGATCCTGCCGCGCCTGCCGGCACCTTATTCTTTTTTCAGCCCATTTCCGCGGATTGACGGAGTATACCTGCCACGGGGGTATTCAAATGGTTGTGGCGCCCGTGCCAAGTTGCACGGAGGGAACCATGTCTCCAACAGTGGTGGTCTCCTCCGCGTTTTCCTTGGAAAATCGCGAAAAAGGGTGGAAAGCCGTACGGTCCCATGTGCGAGGCTCGCCTATTGATTTGGAATCACTTCGCAAAGCGTATTTCGCTCTGCCTGTGCTTACAAACGAGCGGGCGGTGTTGCTCCGTGCAATTATAGATCTCGCCGCAGCGGCTCTTACGGAAGCGGCGCGCAGTGGAAATTTTTCCTGCCCGCCCGAATCTTTCACGCACGATTCCTTTCCGGAAGACGGCAGCATGTCAATGGCTCACCTTTTGACGATGTTGAGTGAGCGAGTTGTCGAAGATCCGCTGGCAAACACCGGACACGCCCTCACAGACACGGTCATCGCAATGCTACACCATAACCCATCCTTGCCGTTTACCGTGGCTGAAATCGCACGTGCCGCTCGCATGACGCCAAATCATTTTTCCACCCTGTTTCGCAAGCATGCCGGAAAAACGTTCAGTGAGTTTTTAGCGGAATGCCGTATAAATAAAGCGAAATCGCTATTGCGTGATACCACGCGCAAAGTGCATGAGGTCGCCGTGCAATCCGGTTTCCAAGACTCGGCCTATTTTTCACGGCGTTTCAAGCAGTTGACTGGTCAGTCCGCCACAGCGTGGAGACATCGAAATTGTTCGTAG
- the rpmB gene encoding 50S ribosomal protein L28, which produces MSQVCEYSGKRPQVGNRVVRRGKAKREGGIGQNVTGITKRRVKPNLQRIRIVDENGTVRRVRVCARYIKAGKFTKKARIPKA; this is translated from the coding sequence ATGTCGCAAGTTTGTGAATACAGCGGGAAACGGCCGCAAGTCGGCAACCGGGTTGTCCGTCGAGGCAAAGCCAAGCGGGAAGGCGGTATCGGTCAGAACGTAACCGGCATTACCAAGCGCCGGGTCAAGCCGAATCTGCAGCGGATTCGCATCGTGGACGAAAACGGCACTGTCCGCCGCGTGCGGGTTTGCGCGCGCTACATCAAAGCGGGCAAGTTCACGAAAAAAGCGCGCATTCCCAAAGCGTAA
- a CDS encoding lecithin retinol acyltransferase family protein, producing MSRGDHIRVRRLGYWHHGIDCGDGTVIHYSGELFDNKRHASIQRTSMAEFTRGGCVETVVHDKSDNPDCVMMRAESRLGESGYGIFTNNCEHFARWCQTGRHESPQVRSLLRTAALCCASMAGLVASAIIVNMRRSTRHRHA from the coding sequence ATGTCGCGAGGCGACCATATTCGTGTCCGTCGCTTGGGATATTGGCACCACGGAATTGATTGCGGCGATGGAACGGTCATTCATTATTCAGGGGAACTCTTCGACAACAAGCGTCATGCATCAATCCAGCGTACGTCCATGGCCGAATTCACCCGCGGGGGCTGCGTTGAAACCGTTGTCCACGACAAATCCGACAATCCCGATTGCGTCATGATGCGCGCCGAAAGCCGATTGGGCGAATCGGGCTACGGCATTTTCACGAACAACTGCGAGCATTTTGCCCGATGGTGCCAAACGGGCCGCCACGAAAGCCCGCAAGTGCGAAGCCTGCTGCGAACCGCCGCGCTCTGCTGCGCCAGCATGGCCGGCCTAGTCGCAAGCGCGATCATCGTCAACATGCGACGGTCCACCCGCCATCGCCACGCCTGA
- the rlmN gene encoding 23S rRNA (adenine(2503)-C(2))-methyltransferase RlmN: protein MSPRIALTDLSAEEIARTFNLQPYQGRQIFAWLHRRRVFDFDAMTDLSKDLRERLHAECLAPQISLLDMETSARTGTRKALFQLSDGETVESVFLRDGDRVTLCVSSQVGCACRCAFCATGDSGFRRQCTPGEIVEQVLHLLDLEDLAGRVPNIVYMGMGEPFQNYDTVAKSIRLLMAKEGLGIGARRITVSTAGDVPGIGRFAQEGWQVRLAISLHAANDRLRSRLVPLNRRYPLAAIMEAARRYASSADRLLSFEWVLMQGINDSEDDAEELATLIAGVKSVVNLIPCNPVDGKPYKAPSPSVCAAFQAALTARGVAATLRQERGQDIKAACGQLRARKLYDSR from the coding sequence ATGTCCCCGCGTATCGCGCTAACGGACTTGTCCGCCGAGGAAATCGCCCGGACTTTCAATTTGCAACCGTACCAGGGCCGGCAAATTTTCGCATGGCTCCACCGGCGGCGGGTGTTCGATTTCGACGCCATGACCGACTTGTCGAAGGATCTCCGCGAACGCCTCCATGCGGAATGCCTCGCCCCGCAGATATCCCTGTTGGACATGGAAACCTCGGCGCGCACCGGCACGCGAAAGGCCTTGTTCCAGCTTTCGGACGGCGAGACGGTCGAGTCGGTGTTTCTGCGCGACGGGGACCGGGTGACCCTGTGCGTTTCATCGCAGGTGGGCTGCGCCTGCCGGTGTGCCTTTTGCGCGACGGGCGATTCCGGATTCCGGCGGCAGTGCACGCCGGGAGAGATAGTCGAGCAGGTTTTGCATCTGCTCGATCTTGAGGATTTGGCCGGCCGGGTTCCCAACATTGTCTACATGGGCATGGGCGAGCCATTTCAGAATTACGACACCGTGGCGAAAAGCATACGCCTGTTGATGGCCAAGGAAGGCTTGGGAATAGGTGCGCGCCGGATTACGGTGTCCACGGCGGGCGATGTGCCCGGAATCGGACGTTTCGCTCAAGAAGGCTGGCAGGTCCGGCTGGCAATATCCCTGCATGCGGCCAATGACCGGCTGCGGTCGCGACTGGTTCCGCTCAATCGCCGGTATCCGCTGGCAGCGATCATGGAAGCCGCGCGACGTTACGCGTCGTCCGCCGATCGGTTGCTAAGTTTCGAATGGGTGCTCATGCAGGGAATCAACGACTCCGAAGACGATGCCGAAGAACTGGCCACGCTCATCGCGGGGGTAAAAAGCGTCGTAAACCTGATCCCCTGCAATCCCGTGGATGGAAAGCCCTACAAAGCCCCTTCGCCTTCTGTCTGCGCGGCGTTTCAGGCGGCGCTGACCGCCCGCGGCGTGGCCGCCACACTGCGCCAGGAACGCGGCCAGGACATCAAGGCCGCCTGTGGACAATTGCGGGCAAGAAAACTCTACGATTCCCGTTGA
- a CDS encoding DUF1080 domain-containing protein: MKMVFRFGAAFMAIATVSGAAYAAEGNPFIGRWALDLPNNGAGWLEVIQQEGYLDGSILWYGGSVVPVDSVYLDGDTLYVTRLRPVERKDAAGNVLRRQTYTEILSCTVSGDTLAGNRINPAPTGNAVEKSAFTGKRIPPLPLKPDLGALKFGKPIKLFNGRNLKGWVLTDPRAANGWRVEKGLLVNDPKQAEGQPKKHYGNLRTEREFEDFNLKLEVNVPPNGNSGIYLRGIYEVQVADTFGKPLDAHNMGGIYSRIRPAIAAEKPAGEWQAFDITLADRHVTVKLNGQTIIDNAPLQGCTGGALWSDEFRPGPVYLQGDHTGVQYRNIILTPIVR; this comes from the coding sequence ATGAAGATGGTTTTTCGGTTCGGAGCGGCGTTTATGGCAATCGCGACAGTTTCTGGAGCGGCTTATGCGGCGGAGGGCAATCCCTTCATCGGACGGTGGGCGCTCGACCTGCCGAACAACGGCGCCGGATGGCTGGAAGTGATTCAGCAAGAAGGGTATTTGGATGGCAGTATCCTGTGGTATGGCGGCAGCGTCGTGCCGGTGGACAGCGTATATCTTGACGGCGACACGCTGTATGTGACACGGCTGCGACCCGTCGAGCGCAAGGACGCCGCGGGCAACGTGCTCCGCAGGCAGACGTACACGGAAATCTTGTCGTGTACGGTTTCCGGCGACACGCTGGCCGGCAACCGGATCAATCCGGCCCCCACCGGAAACGCCGTCGAAAAAAGCGCCTTTACGGGAAAACGCATTCCGCCGTTACCGTTGAAACCGGATTTGGGCGCGTTGAAATTCGGCAAGCCAATAAAACTGTTCAATGGCCGGAATCTCAAGGGCTGGGTGCTGACCGATCCACGCGCGGCCAACGGCTGGCGCGTCGAGAAAGGGCTCCTCGTCAACGATCCGAAACAAGCGGAAGGCCAGCCGAAGAAGCATTACGGCAATCTGCGCACCGAACGAGAATTCGAGGATTTCAACCTGAAACTCGAGGTCAACGTTCCGCCCAACGGCAACAGCGGGATCTATCTGCGCGGCATCTACGAAGTGCAGGTCGCGGACACGTTCGGGAAGCCGCTCGATGCGCACAACATGGGCGGCATCTACAGCCGCATCCGGCCGGCGATCGCCGCCGAAAAACCGGCGGGTGAATGGCAGGCTTTCGACATTACGCTTGCCGACCGGCACGTCACGGTCAAGCTGAACGGCCAGACGATTATTGACAACGCGCCGCTTCAGGGATGCACCGGCGGCGCGCTCTGGTCCGACGAATTCAGACCCGGCCCCGTTTATCTCCAGGGCGATCACACCGGCGTCCAGTACCGAAACATTATCCTGACGCCGATTGTGCGATAG
- a CDS encoding Ig-like domain-containing protein, whose product MVIRYFYSFTIVLFNLFIVFGLTGCPRDFKVTVTPKTLTIVVGNTGDVTVASTDQNDNAFVWTSDNEAVATVNAVGDTSGATVMGVSAGNATITVTGNHSGKSDTVVVTVTPAGEGEGEGEGEGEGEGEGEGEGEDLAAIAERFATSLHATREGKMTWYAGTQNEPGLFSLIQTPMDDLSCMGCHAANYANGTPIDAATYAPGCGDCHVDPANPGPVTNQAVCTACHSRQGREIQMDNAGNPLFDDVHRNEGMTCMSCHNFDEIHGDGTAYSSILESPSSDCLDCHKEGGTAPAPAANHEPHNGKLHCSACHVSTVISCYNCHLESQIDAHQKRAFTMISGFSFLVNNLTKNQVQTASFQSVTYNGKKFVAIGAFHGHTVVKGAAKTCDKCHNNENVQAYKATGQLKIATWNEETDTLSSITGVVPIPDDYKTALKFDFLTYAGNTHDPVPSTPAEVTPEYREAWNLVSEDGTADSADLIQMADGLVAPLTDDQMNWLSFPMQQP is encoded by the coding sequence ATGGTGATAAGATATTTTTATAGTTTTACAATTGTTTTGTTCAATTTATTTATTGTTTTTGGACTAACGGGTTGCCCTCGGGATTTCAAGGTTACGGTAACGCCGAAAACGCTTACGATTGTCGTGGGGAATACCGGCGATGTGACTGTGGCTTCGACGGATCAAAATGATAATGCCTTTGTATGGACGTCGGACAATGAGGCAGTAGCCACGGTGAACGCGGTCGGCGATACTTCAGGGGCAACGGTTATGGGCGTTTCCGCCGGCAATGCCACCATTACGGTAACCGGCAATCACAGTGGCAAAAGCGACACCGTCGTAGTTACCGTAACGCCCGCAGGTGAAGGCGAGGGAGAAGGTGAAGGTGAAGGCGAGGGCGAGGGAGAAGGTGAAGGCGAGGGTGAGGACTTGGCCGCCATCGCCGAGCGATTTGCGACCAGCCTTCACGCCACCCGGGAAGGCAAGATGACTTGGTACGCGGGCACTCAAAACGAACCGGGATTGTTCAGTTTGATTCAGACTCCAATGGACGACCTGTCCTGCATGGGTTGCCATGCCGCCAACTACGCAAATGGCACTCCGATTGACGCGGCGACGTATGCGCCGGGATGCGGCGATTGCCATGTGGACCCAGCCAACCCTGGACCGGTGACGAATCAGGCCGTTTGTACTGCGTGCCACAGCCGCCAAGGCCGGGAAATTCAGATGGATAATGCTGGAAATCCGTTGTTTGACGACGTGCATCGTAATGAAGGGATGACGTGCATGTCGTGCCACAACTTCGACGAAATTCACGGCGACGGTACGGCGTATTCCTCAATACTCGAGTCGCCTAGTTCCGATTGCCTTGACTGTCATAAGGAAGGAGGAACAGCTCCCGCGCCTGCAGCAAATCACGAGCCGCACAATGGCAAGCTCCATTGCTCGGCCTGCCATGTCTCCACGGTGATCTCTTGTTATAATTGCCACCTCGAATCACAGATCGATGCCCATCAGAAGCGGGCGTTCACGATGATCTCGGGCTTTTCATTCCTGGTTAACAATCTGACCAAGAACCAAGTACAGACTGCCTCGTTCCAATCGGTCACATACAATGGCAAGAAATTTGTTGCCATTGGCGCGTTTCACGGTCACACAGTCGTCAAAGGCGCGGCCAAGACTTGCGATAAATGTCACAATAACGAGAATGTGCAAGCGTATAAGGCAACAGGCCAGTTGAAAATCGCCACCTGGAATGAAGAAACTGACACCCTTTCTTCCATCACGGGTGTGGTGCCTATTCCTGACGACTACAAGACGGCGTTGAAATTTGATTTTTTGACCTATGCCGGCAACACGCATGATCCTGTTCCATCAACTCCGGCTGAGGTTACGCCAGAATATCGCGAGGCTTGGAATTTGGTGTCCGAAGATGGGACGGCAGACTCTGCCGACCTTATTCAAATGGCGGATGGCCTTGTGGCTCCCCTAACGGATGACCAAATGAATTGGCTATCTTTTCCAATGCAACAACCGTAG
- a CDS encoding NAD(P)/FAD-dependent oxidoreductase — MTNEGLKKPKSGTAIIIGAGPAGITAAYELAHRTDLRPVILESCDQVGGISKTVRFQGNRLDLGGHRFFTKSDRVLDWWLNLLPLERSAETPDGPDPETTDDVMLIRRRLSRIYFLRSFFDYPVAFTPETFRKLGMAKAARIALSYLKSLAFPIRDVRNIEDLLINRFGYELYDTFFKSYTEKVWGVPCKQISADWGLQRIKDMSIAKAVLHFLSRPFRSSESLRQENVSTSMIDQFMYPKFGPGQLWEKAADAVIAQGGAILFNHTVTRIHAAGGRVTGVEAVDTSSGKTVRILGEAVFSTMPVKEMIAGLDCAVPPEVRAVSDGLQYRDFMEVGVLAKKLCPLPSSLPAGSGPNPMNLIPDTWIYIQEREVRLGRLQIFNNWSRYMLRDPDHTLWLGLEYFCNEGDELWRQPDPDILKFAIGELASISVIDPADVMDGVVLRVPKSYPAYVGAYDQFPTVRAFTDTIPNLFLIGRNGMHRYNNMDHSMLTAMTAVDNLVNGVESKDAIWNVNTEQAYLEGK; from the coding sequence ATGACGAATGAAGGTCTGAAAAAACCGAAATCGGGAACCGCAATCATCATCGGGGCTGGTCCCGCCGGTATCACGGCGGCCTATGAACTCGCCCACCGTACCGATCTGAGGCCGGTTATTCTCGAATCGTGCGATCAGGTGGGCGGCATTTCCAAAACGGTGCGCTTTCAGGGCAATCGTCTCGACTTGGGCGGGCACCGCTTCTTCACGAAATCGGATCGCGTCCTCGACTGGTGGCTGAACCTGCTCCCGCTCGAACGTAGCGCCGAAACGCCGGACGGCCCCGATCCGGAAACCACCGACGACGTCATGCTGATTCGCCGGCGTTTGTCGCGAATCTACTTCCTGCGTTCTTTCTTCGACTATCCCGTGGCGTTCACGCCGGAAACATTCCGCAAACTGGGCATGGCCAAGGCCGCGCGCATTGCGCTGAGTTACCTCAAGAGCCTCGCGTTTCCCATTCGCGACGTAAGAAACATCGAGGATCTTCTAATCAACCGCTTCGGCTATGAACTCTACGACACCTTTTTCAAGTCCTATACCGAGAAAGTCTGGGGGGTTCCCTGCAAGCAAATCAGCGCGGACTGGGGGCTCCAGCGCATCAAGGACATGTCCATCGCGAAAGCGGTCCTGCATTTTCTTTCCCGGCCATTCCGGAGCAGCGAAAGCCTGCGACAGGAAAACGTCTCGACTTCGATGATCGATCAGTTCATGTATCCGAAATTCGGTCCGGGCCAGTTGTGGGAAAAGGCCGCGGACGCCGTTATCGCACAGGGCGGCGCAATCCTGTTCAACCACACCGTCACGCGCATCCATGCCGCCGGGGGGCGCGTCACCGGCGTCGAAGCCGTGGACACTTCGAGCGGCAAGACCGTCCGGATTTTGGGCGAAGCCGTCTTCTCGACCATGCCGGTCAAGGAGATGATCGCCGGACTGGATTGTGCCGTCCCCCCCGAAGTCCGCGCCGTATCCGACGGCCTGCAATACCGGGACTTCATGGAAGTGGGCGTCCTCGCGAAGAAACTGTGTCCGCTTCCTTCCTCGCTCCCCGCCGGTTCCGGTCCCAATCCGATGAACCTGATCCCCGACACGTGGATCTACATCCAGGAGCGCGAGGTCCGACTCGGACGCCTTCAAATATTCAACAACTGGAGCCGCTATATGCTCCGGGATCCCGACCACACCCTCTGGCTCGGCCTTGAATATTTCTGCAACGAGGGTGATGAACTCTGGCGGCAACCCGATCCGGACATCCTGAAATTCGCGATCGGCGAACTGGCTTCCATTTCGGTGATTGATCCCGCCGACGTGATGGACGGCGTTGTCCTGCGCGTGCCGAAATCCTACCCGGCGTACGTTGGCGCCTACGACCAGTTCCCGACCGTCCGGGCCTTCACGGACACCATTCCCAATCTCTTTCTCATCGGGCGAAACGGCATGCACCGGTACAACAACATGGACCATTCGATGCTGACCGCCATGACCGCCGTGGACAACCTCGTCAACGGTGTCGAATCCAAGGACGCCATCTGGAACGTCAACACCGAACAGGCCTATTTGGAAGGAAAATAG
- a CDS encoding secretin N-terminal domain-containing protein: MIPTGKMTKRIAIGLAALGLAVAGMAHAQQSPTQPKATPELNRLRQQLQQSLRSAQQGSRQTGTATGEAEAPPGPRAGQPAQERTVTAGISGPTQVVQGGQQGAASAARGTLSSQQTGAAGKSAGRQGGAGAAAPMVRVLGPNTYDPIIEKLLEYKDVPDVGEPMTLNGPLTVKDFLETLSMATNWNILVTEEAQKVNLQFWITDTKPRDALEILKFHDLYYEYNEENKYLYVTTKVERLDKQYGALQEYEISIQHAPADHVESLIGSLMSPKGRAVTDPRTGHIFVWDTAENIAKMKEAVERLDVPMEEAEFTIKHADAADIEPILSTMLSPSGTLVVDPRTGHVLARDLRENLDQMAAAVEKFDVPIESKVFPVKYVSVDNLVDSIESILSARGKAMVDPHTNTLIVSDVASRQDMVARMVEALDQKLDTRTWVLNYINAEDVADRLERLVPEEMGDIIVDDDVHQLTVTALVERLDEIDRLIKSWDVKRRQVQIEAYMAQISSELARNLNVSWTFMDSTGNAPQALQFGGGAKPDFSSLSNTLTIGQLAYPIYLRDAAGEIIKDVNGKPIIEKFSGNRVGAVLNYLDTRNEAKIIAAPRVTVQDGEEAIFQSGRRVPYVTSTTYGSYPYSYAGNITGTAGSTVNPYYNSYYGYGSQPYNRIDFIEVGTILNVLPRITEDNSILLDISAEDSDATPKTVISQGQENTIPEKSESRAETQVRVNNGDTIVIGGLRKGTDTRSLSKSLPLLGDIPILGRLFRNPSKSIKNAMLMIFITTTIVDEKTHPETEHLAQFDEAFSADLRKAKRNEFKDIGHAIRRGRNEIVVAVGQSGAIRSNGKRAGLDDLERSFAQVSSPATTVVVLRKHLRAPEDVIRKITDLALEHRLKVELDSDTMAFVANPPAPPSVDAPADAEQPGTQSPPLEEQAPETPAAPETQDAQPAEP, encoded by the coding sequence ATGATTCCGACTGGAAAAATGACCAAGCGCATTGCCATCGGTCTGGCCGCGTTGGGGTTGGCGGTTGCCGGGATGGCTCATGCCCAGCAATCCCCCACTCAGCCCAAGGCAACCCCGGAATTGAACCGGCTTCGCCAGCAACTTCAACAAAGTTTGCGATCGGCTCAACAGGGAAGCCGGCAGACGGGAACCGCCACGGGTGAGGCCGAGGCGCCGCCCGGTCCGCGGGCCGGCCAGCCTGCCCAGGAACGAACCGTCACCGCAGGCATTTCAGGACCGACACAAGTGGTCCAAGGCGGGCAGCAGGGAGCCGCAAGTGCAGCCAGGGGAACGCTTTCCAGCCAGCAAACCGGCGCAGCGGGCAAAAGCGCCGGACGCCAAGGAGGAGCGGGAGCCGCGGCGCCAATGGTTCGAGTATTGGGCCCCAACACCTATGATCCGATTATTGAAAAACTCCTTGAGTACAAGGATGTCCCGGACGTGGGCGAACCGATGACCCTCAACGGCCCGTTGACCGTCAAGGATTTTCTGGAAACGCTTTCGATGGCCACCAATTGGAATATTTTGGTGACGGAAGAAGCCCAGAAGGTCAACCTCCAATTCTGGATTACCGACACAAAACCGCGCGATGCCTTGGAAATCCTCAAATTTCACGATCTCTATTATGAGTATAACGAAGAGAATAAATATCTTTACGTCACGACGAAAGTCGAGCGCCTGGACAAACAGTACGGGGCGCTTCAGGAGTATGAAATCAGCATACAACATGCGCCGGCTGATCACGTGGAATCGTTGATCGGCAGTCTGATGTCGCCAAAGGGCCGCGCCGTGACGGATCCCCGGACCGGCCACATTTTTGTCTGGGACACGGCCGAAAATATCGCCAAGATGAAGGAGGCGGTGGAACGCTTGGACGTCCCGATGGAGGAGGCCGAGTTCACCATCAAACATGCCGATGCCGCCGATATCGAGCCCATCCTCTCCACCATGCTATCCCCCAGCGGGACGCTCGTGGTCGATCCGCGTACGGGCCACGTGCTCGCGCGCGATTTGCGCGAAAACCTCGACCAGATGGCCGCGGCTGTCGAAAAGTTCGACGTGCCCATCGAGTCCAAGGTTTTCCCGGTCAAATATGTGAGCGTGGACAATCTTGTTGACAGCATCGAGAGCATTCTGAGCGCGCGGGGCAAGGCCATGGTGGATCCGCACACGAACACGCTCATCGTCTCGGACGTTGCCTCCCGGCAGGACATGGTCGCCCGTATGGTCGAGGCGCTCGACCAGAAACTCGACACGCGCACATGGGTGCTGAACTACATCAACGCGGAAGACGTGGCCGACCGGCTCGAACGCCTTGTGCCCGAGGAAATGGGCGACATCATCGTGGACGACGACGTGCACCAATTGACGGTCACGGCGCTCGTCGAACGCCTGGACGAAATTGATCGTCTAATCAAGTCGTGGGACGTCAAGCGACGGCAGGTTCAGATTGAAGCCTATATGGCGCAAATTTCGAGCGAACTGGCGCGCAATCTCAACGTCTCGTGGACCTTCATGGACTCGACGGGCAATGCTCCGCAGGCGCTGCAGTTCGGAGGCGGCGCCAAACCCGATTTCAGCAGTCTTTCCAATACGCTCACCATCGGACAACTGGCCTATCCGATTTATCTGCGCGATGCCGCGGGGGAAATCATCAAGGATGTAAACGGCAAACCGATCATCGAAAAGTTTTCCGGCAATCGGGTGGGCGCCGTCCTCAACTACCTCGACACACGCAACGAAGCCAAGATCATTGCCGCGCCGCGCGTGACCGTGCAGGATGGCGAGGAAGCCATTTTCCAAAGCGGACGCCGCGTGCCCTATGTGACATCCACGACCTACGGATCGTATCCCTACTCCTACGCGGGCAACATAACCGGCACAGCGGGCTCGACGGTCAATCCATACTATAACAGTTATTATGGATACGGATCCCAGCCATACAATCGCATTGATTTCATCGAGGTGGGCACCATCCTCAATGTGTTGCCGCGCATCACGGAAGACAATAGCATCCTGCTCGACATATCGGCCGAGGACAGCGACGCCACGCCGAAGACGGTAATCTCCCAAGGACAGGAAAACACGATCCCCGAAAAAAGCGAAAGCCGCGCCGAAACCCAGGTGCGCGTCAACAACGGCGACACAATCGTCATTGGCGGTTTGCGCAAGGGCACCGACACGCGCAGCCTGTCCAAATCGCTACCCCTTTTGGGCGATATCCCGATTCTGGGACGTCTTTTCAGAAATCCAAGCAAGAGCATTAAAAACGCCATGCTAATGATTTTTATCACGACGACCATCGTAGATGAAAAGACCCATCCGGAAACGGAGCATCTCGCCCAATTCGACGAAGCATTTTCAGCGGATTTGCGAAAAGCCAAGAGAAATGAATTCAAGGACATCGGGCACGCCATTAGGCGCGGACGCAATGAAATCGTTGTCGCGGTCGGCCAGAGCGGCGCGATTCGTTCCAACGGCAAGCGAGCCGGTCTGGACGATTTGGAACGTTCCTTCGCACAGGTTTCCTCACCGGCCACCACGGTGGTGGTCTTGCGCAAACATTTACGGGCGCCCGAGGACGTTATTCGCAAGATAACGGATTTGGCCCTCGAACACCGGCTCAAGGTCGAACTGGATTCGGACACTATGGCGTTCGTCGCCAATCCGCCCGCGCCTCCGTCCGTTGATGCGCCCGCAGACGCCGAACAACCGGGTACGCAATCGCCTCCCCTGGAAGAACAGGCTCCCGAAACACCGGCGGCCCCCGAAACGCAAGACGCCCAGCCTGCCGAACCGTAG
- a CDS encoding class I SAM-dependent methyltransferase gives MPLLSRYARARKTSFFFRDVAKDSRILEIGCGDGWLGAWLRANGWRHYTGLDLNPPADIVGDVRNWRSLGLEPESFDIVVAFELVEHVDCFAAMHALLKPGGRLLLTSPAPGMDWFCRLLEAIRLTQRRTSPHNHLIEFEDIPLFMPVTIRRVGLAAQWGVFEKRQ, from the coding sequence TTGCCTTTGTTGAGCCGATACGCGCGCGCCCGGAAGACGTCGTTTTTTTTCCGGGATGTGGCGAAAGACAGCCGGATTCTTGAAATCGGGTGCGGCGACGGGTGGCTGGGCGCGTGGTTGCGGGCCAACGGTTGGCGGCATTACACGGGCCTGGATCTCAATCCCCCGGCCGATATCGTCGGCGATGTCCGGAATTGGCGATCGCTCGGTCTCGAACCGGAATCCTTCGACATCGTCGTCGCATTCGAACTTGTGGAGCACGTGGACTGTTTCGCGGCCATGCACGCGTTGTTGAAACCGGGCGGGCGGCTCCTGCTGACATCCCCCGCGCCCGGCATGGATTGGTTTTGCCGGTTGCTCGAGGCAATCCGGTTGACGCAGCGGCGCACCAGCCCGCACAATCACCTGATTGAGTTTGAGGATATTCCCTTATTCATGCCCGTAACCATCCGCCGCGTGGGCTTGGCGGCGCAATGGGGCGTGTTCGAGAAACGGCAATGA